In one window of Pseudooceanicola aestuarii DNA:
- the rfbB gene encoding dTDP-glucose 4,6-dehydratase, whose translation MKILITGGAGFIGSAVVRQAVEAGHEVVNLDALTYAANLESLSSVAESPLYAFEQADIRDRPAFDRIFAAHRPDAVMHLAAESHVDRSIDGPALFIETNVTGTFNLLEAARTHWQATGKPDGFRFHHISTDEVYGSLGPTGKFTENTPYDPRSPYSASKAASDHLVRAWGETYGLPVLVTNCSNNYGPFHFPEKLIPVVILRALAGEPIPVYGDGSNVRDWLFVEDHADALLTVLQRGEVGRTYNIGGENEAANIDLVRMICAELDTLRPEGAPHDRLITFVTDRPGHDQRYAIDPTRIRKELGWRPSVTVEEGIARTVRWYLDNEAWWRPLLDREGVGRRLGTKA comes from the coding sequence ATGAAGATCCTGATCACCGGTGGCGCGGGGTTCATCGGCTCGGCCGTGGTGCGGCAGGCGGTTGAGGCCGGCCACGAGGTGGTGAACCTCGACGCGCTGACCTATGCCGCGAACCTCGAGAGCCTCTCCTCGGTTGCGGAGAGCCCCTTATACGCCTTCGAGCAGGCCGACATCCGCGACCGCCCGGCTTTCGACCGGATCTTCGCCGCTCACCGCCCCGATGCCGTGATGCACCTCGCGGCAGAGAGCCACGTGGACCGCTCCATCGATGGCCCCGCGCTCTTCATCGAGACCAATGTGACCGGCACCTTCAACCTGCTGGAGGCCGCACGCACCCATTGGCAGGCGACCGGCAAGCCCGACGGATTCCGCTTTCACCACATCTCGACGGACGAGGTCTATGGCAGCCTCGGCCCCACTGGCAAGTTCACCGAAAACACGCCCTACGATCCGCGCTCCCCTTACTCCGCCTCCAAGGCTGCCTCCGACCATCTTGTGCGCGCCTGGGGCGAGACCTACGGCCTGCCGGTCCTGGTCACCAATTGCTCCAACAATTATGGCCCTTTCCACTTTCCCGAAAAGCTGATCCCGGTAGTGATCCTGCGCGCCCTCGCTGGGGAGCCGATCCCGGTCTACGGCGACGGCAGCAACGTGCGCGACTGGCTCTTCGTCGAGGACCATGCGGATGCCCTGCTCACCGTGCTGCAACGGGGCGAGGTCGGCCGCACCTACAACATCGGCGGCGAGAACGAGGCGGCGAACATCGACCTCGTGCGCATGATCTGCGCCGAGCTGGACACGCTGCGCCCCGAGGGCGCGCCCCATGACCGCCTGATCACCTTCGTCACCGACCGGCCCGGCCACGACCAGCGCTATGCCATCGACCCGACGCGCATCCGCAAGGAGCTGGGCTGGCGGCCCTCGGTCACGGTCGAGGAGGGCATCGCCCGGACAGTCCGCTGGTATCTCGACAACGAGGCCTGGTGGCGCCCCCTGCTGGACCGCGAGGGGGTCGGCCGCAGGCTGGGGACGAAGGCATGA
- a CDS encoding thiolase family protein — protein sequence MSWLRAARSTPFGRLDGADPLSLMSDAASLALADAGLARTEVDGLICGYATTLPHLMLATLFAEHFGLAPDYAHGIQMGGATGAGMVHLAHVLVTSGTCRNVLVVAGENRLTGQSRDTSVQTLAQVGHPTAEVPTGATVPAYYALAAARYLHETDASARDLAALAVQMRRHAAQTPGAHLTAPISVADVLASRPVAEPLKLLDCCPISDGGAAVVVSAAPGAGAGLRITGAAQAHTHQHLSEAPDDLALGARRSSTLALAQAGIGTVDLGYLAIYDSFTITLALLLEALEISAPGQAGRDAAAGRFDAAGALPLNTHGGLLSHGHCGVAGAMAHLAEVHAQMTGRAGARQIPRPPVHALMHGDGGVLSAHVTLVMERAA from the coding sequence ATGAGCTGGCTGCGCGCCGCCCGGTCGACGCCCTTTGGCCGCCTGGACGGCGCGGACCCCTTGTCGTTGATGTCGGACGCGGCCAGCCTGGCACTGGCTGACGCCGGGCTGGCCCGGACGGAGGTCGACGGGCTGATCTGCGGCTATGCCACCACATTGCCGCACCTGATGCTGGCCACGCTGTTCGCGGAACATTTCGGCCTGGCCCCGGATTATGCCCACGGCATCCAGATGGGCGGCGCCACCGGGGCGGGCATGGTGCACTTGGCGCATGTGCTGGTGACCTCTGGCACCTGTCGCAACGTGCTGGTGGTGGCGGGGGAGAACCGGTTGACGGGGCAAAGCCGCGATACCTCGGTCCAGACCCTGGCGCAGGTCGGGCATCCGACGGCGGAGGTCCCCACCGGTGCCACGGTCCCCGCCTATTACGCGCTGGCCGCCGCGCGCTACCTGCACGAAACAGACGCCAGTGCGCGTGACCTGGCCGCGCTGGCCGTGCAGATGCGCCGCCACGCCGCGCAGACCCCCGGCGCGCATCTGACCGCCCCGATCTCCGTGGCGGATGTGCTGGCTTCCCGCCCCGTTGCAGAGCCGCTGAAGCTGCTGGATTGCTGCCCGATCTCCGACGGCGGCGCGGCGGTTGTCGTCTCTGCCGCGCCGGGCGCGGGGGCGGGGCTGCGGATCACCGGCGCGGCACAGGCCCACACCCATCAACACCTGAGCGAGGCTCCCGACGACCTGGCGCTGGGGGCGCGACGCAGTTCCACCCTTGCGCTGGCGCAGGCCGGGATCGGGACGGTGGATCTGGGATATCTGGCCATCTACGACAGTTTCACCATTACTCTGGCGCTGCTGCTGGAGGCGCTGGAGATCAGCGCCCCGGGACAGGCGGGCCGCGACGCGGCGGCGGGGCGCTTCGACGCGGCTGGCGCATTGCCGCTGAACACCCATGGCGGGCTGCTGTCGCACGGTCATTGCGGCGTCGCCGGGGCCATGGCGCACCTGGCGGAGGTCCACGCCCAGATGACCGGCCGCGCGGGTGCCCGCCAGATCCCGCGGCCTCCGGTTCATGCGCTGATGCACGGCGACGGCGGTGTCCTGTCCGCGCATGTCACCCTGGTGATGGAGCGGGCGGCATGA
- a CDS encoding type I secretion system permease/ATPase produces MSLDQHEIGQALRRETSGFAFAGLFSGAINLLYLSSPLYLMQIYNRVLVSENVTTLILLTLILLVALMTMGFLDAMRAQVLVRCGMRLDAALSTRVFGALIRKSAAQGFSRGARQLQRLDQFRTFITGPGVHFAFDLPWIPVYLIILFLIDPLLGTIATCGAAALFGLAMLNEKLTRPSLSASEQASNRAMGFSENILRHSDVVVAMGMRPAIEEHWRGDRDRMMITQAVASDRNAVVSSGIRFARLLLQALMLGTGAWLVIQGQILPATIFASSIILGRALVPVEQGVGTWKQFNEARSGYREVKALLAEVPPDRDRTVVPAASNTLSASDVSFRLTGQDKPILKEVSFDIAPGEAIGIVGPSGSGKSTLARLLIGAIAPLDGKLRYGGMDFDKWDRTELGRQIGYLPQDVGLFGGTVRDNISRFGDASVEEVIAAAKAAGIHDMIMDLPKHYDTPLGPDGVGLSGGQRQRLGLARALLGQPRLLVLDEPNANLDDRGEAGLAEALARLKAQGTTILLITHRMNVLEVADRLFFVRAGKLEAQGKPDAVLEHIRTNVVPEMQGAA; encoded by the coding sequence ATGTCCCTTGATCAGCATGAAATCGGCCAGGCGCTCAGGCGCGAGACCTCGGGCTTTGCCTTTGCCGGTCTGTTCAGCGGTGCGATCAACCTTCTTTACCTAAGTTCACCGCTCTATCTCATGCAGATCTACAATCGCGTGCTGGTGAGCGAGAATGTCACGACACTGATCCTGCTGACGCTGATCCTGCTGGTTGCGCTGATGACCATGGGGTTTCTCGACGCGATGCGGGCGCAGGTGCTTGTGCGTTGCGGGATGCGGCTGGACGCCGCGCTGTCGACCCGTGTCTTCGGGGCGCTCATTCGGAAATCGGCGGCGCAGGGCTTTTCCAGGGGCGCGCGGCAGTTGCAGCGTCTGGACCAGTTTCGCACCTTCATCACCGGGCCGGGTGTGCATTTCGCCTTCGACCTGCCGTGGATCCCGGTCTATCTGATCATCCTGTTCCTGATCGACCCGCTTCTGGGTACCATCGCCACCTGTGGCGCGGCTGCGCTCTTCGGGTTGGCAATGCTGAACGAAAAGCTTACCCGGCCCTCGCTCTCTGCGAGCGAACAGGCGTCAAATCGTGCCATGGGTTTTTCCGAGAATATCCTCAGACACTCGGATGTTGTTGTCGCAATGGGGATGCGCCCTGCCATCGAGGAGCACTGGCGCGGCGACCGGGACCGGATGATGATCACGCAAGCGGTCGCATCGGATCGGAATGCGGTGGTTTCGTCTGGCATCCGGTTCGCGCGCCTGTTGTTGCAGGCGCTGATGCTGGGCACCGGTGCCTGGCTGGTGATCCAGGGGCAGATTCTGCCCGCCACGATCTTCGCTTCCTCGATCATCCTTGGGCGTGCGCTTGTCCCCGTGGAGCAGGGGGTCGGGACATGGAAGCAGTTCAACGAGGCGCGCAGCGGCTACCGCGAGGTCAAGGCCCTCCTGGCGGAAGTGCCGCCGGACCGCGACCGCACCGTCGTGCCCGCCGCGTCCAATACGCTGTCGGCCTCGGACGTGTCGTTCAGGCTGACGGGTCAGGACAAGCCGATCCTGAAGGAGGTGAGTTTCGACATCGCGCCGGGCGAGGCGATCGGCATCGTCGGTCCCTCCGGCTCCGGCAAGAGTACCCTCGCGCGTCTGCTGATCGGCGCCATTGCCCCCCTGGACGGCAAATTGCGCTATGGTGGCATGGATTTCGACAAGTGGGACCGAACCGAGCTGGGGCGGCAGATCGGATACCTGCCACAAGACGTGGGCCTGTTCGGGGGCACGGTACGCGACAACATCTCCCGGTTCGGCGACGCTTCTGTCGAGGAGGTCATCGCCGCGGCGAAGGCGGCCGGCATCCACGACATGATCATGGATCTGCCAAAGCACTACGACACGCCGCTTGGCCCTGATGGCGTCGGTCTGTCGGGCGGGCAGCGGCAGAGGCTTGGCCTGGCGCGCGCCCTGCTGGGACAGCCGCGCCTGCTGGTGCTGGACGAGCCGAACGCCAACCTGGACGATCGTGGAGAGGCCGGGCTGGCCGAAGCGCTGGCCAGGCTCAAGGCGCAGGGAACCACGATCCTGCTGATCACGCACCGCATGAATGTGCTCGAGGTCGCGGACCGGCTTTTCTTCGTGCGCGCGGGCAAGCTTGAGGCGCAGGGCAAGCCGGATGCCGTTCTCGAACATATACGCACCAATGTCGTGCCCGAGATGCAGGGGGCCGCGTGA
- a CDS encoding Zn-ribbon domain-containing OB-fold protein produces MNAIRYQFCPACDARWYLPRPACPRCGGAAQTRQAAGTGHVYAVTTQHRAPARDFPVAPPWRIGLIDLAEGVRVMGHVDPVATIGARVHGEMRDFAGASVPAFDTIRRD; encoded by the coding sequence ATGAACGCGATCCGCTATCAGTTTTGCCCCGCCTGTGACGCGCGCTGGTATTTGCCGCGCCCGGCCTGCCCGCGGTGCGGGGGGGCGGCACAGACCCGGCAGGCCGCGGGCACCGGCCATGTCTATGCGGTCACCACGCAGCACCGGGCGCCCGCCCGCGACTTTCCCGTGGCCCCGCCCTGGCGGATCGGGCTGATCGACCTGGCCGAAGGCGTGCGCGTCATGGGCCATGTTGACCCCGTCGCCACCATCGGCGCACGGGTCCACGGAGAGATGAGAGATTTCGCCGGGGCGTCCGTCCCCGCATTCGACACGATCAGGAGGGATTGA
- a CDS encoding SDR family NAD(P)-dependent oxidoreductase has protein sequence MAGLLQDKVMLVTGAGGGIGRDIALAAARAGASVVVNDLGASLKGDRENAGAADKVVAEIESEGGRAIANGGSVSDPEAARQMVRDAVEAFGRLDAVVNNAGILRDGFFHKMSFEDFDAVVKVHLYGSFNTSRAAADQFREQNGGSLIHMTSTSGLIGNLAQANYSAAKLGIAALSKSIALDLKRWNVTSNCIAPFAWSRMTSSIKVDSPEQEARVKKLQEMKPAKIAPLAVYLASDQARDVTGQVFASRNNEIFVMSQPRPVRSVHRGEGWTPETVAEHAMPALRAGFVPLEVSGDVFSWDPI, from the coding sequence ATGGCAGGGCTATTGCAGGACAAGGTGATGCTGGTCACCGGCGCGGGCGGCGGCATCGGGCGCGACATCGCGCTGGCGGCGGCGCGGGCGGGGGCCAGCGTCGTGGTCAACGACCTGGGCGCCAGCCTGAAGGGCGACCGGGAAAACGCCGGTGCCGCCGACAAGGTGGTCGCCGAGATCGAGTCCGAAGGCGGGCGCGCCATCGCCAACGGCGGATCGGTCAGCGACCCGGAAGCCGCGCGCCAGATGGTCCGCGACGCGGTGGAGGCCTTCGGCCGGCTGGACGCGGTGGTGAACAACGCCGGCATCCTGCGCGACGGCTTCTTCCACAAGATGAGTTTCGAGGATTTCGACGCCGTGGTGAAGGTGCATCTTTATGGGAGCTTCAACACCTCGCGCGCGGCGGCGGACCAGTTCCGCGAACAGAATGGCGGGTCGCTGATCCACATGACTTCGACCTCCGGGCTGATCGGCAACCTGGCGCAGGCCAATTATTCCGCCGCCAAGCTGGGGATCGCTGCGCTGTCCAAGTCCATCGCGCTGGACCTGAAACGCTGGAACGTGACCTCCAACTGCATCGCCCCCTTCGCGTGGAGCCGGATGACATCGTCGATCAAGGTCGACAGCCCCGAACAGGAGGCGCGCGTGAAAAAACTGCAAGAGATGAAACCGGCCAAGATCGCGCCGCTGGCCGTCTACCTGGCCTCGGACCAGGCGCGGGACGTGACCGGGCAGGTCTTTGCCTCCCGCAACAACGAAATCTTCGTGATGAGCCAGCCGCGCCCGGTCCGGTCTGTGCATCGTGGCGAAGGCTGGACCCCTGAAACCGTGGCCGAACACGCCATGCCTGCCCTGCGCGCCGGATTTGTCCCGCTGGAGGTGTCCGGCGACGTGTTCAGCTGGGATCCGATCTGA
- the rfbD gene encoding dTDP-4-dehydrorhamnose reductase has protein sequence MSDLLVFGATGQVARELSRLAPCAQFLDRSTADLTDAEACRAAVLESGARRIINAAAYTAVDTAESEPELAHAINATAPGIIAEAAREIGASFVHISTDYVFDGSGERPWRPGDTPQPLGVYGSTKLAGEKAVTAAGGRHAILRTSWVFSAHGQNFVKTMLRLSETRDALNVVDDQIGGPTPAASIARAVLTISEQLRDGTAPSGIHHFSGTPEVSWAGFARAIFEAAGREVAVTPIPSRDYPTPAPRPLNSRLECATTEKTFGIPRPGWREDLNHILHELGARD, from the coding sequence ATGAGCGATCTGCTGGTCTTCGGCGCCACCGGGCAGGTTGCCCGCGAGCTGTCCCGCCTCGCCCCCTGCGCGCAGTTCCTTGACCGGAGCACCGCCGATCTGACCGATGCCGAGGCCTGCCGCGCTGCGGTTCTGGAAAGCGGTGCCCGCCGCATAATCAACGCCGCCGCCTACACCGCCGTCGACACGGCCGAGAGCGAGCCGGAGCTGGCCCATGCCATCAACGCCACCGCCCCCGGCATCATCGCCGAGGCGGCGCGCGAGATCGGCGCGAGCTTCGTTCATATCTCCACCGATTATGTCTTCGATGGCAGCGGGGAGAGGCCGTGGCGGCCCGGCGATACGCCGCAACCGCTCGGTGTCTACGGATCGACCAAGCTGGCCGGCGAAAAGGCCGTGACAGCGGCCGGGGGACGCCACGCAATCCTTCGCACCTCCTGGGTCTTCTCCGCCCACGGGCAGAACTTCGTGAAGACCATGCTGCGGCTGTCGGAGACGCGCGATGCACTGAACGTGGTCGACGACCAGATCGGCGGCCCGACCCCCGCCGCTTCCATCGCCCGCGCCGTGCTGACGATCTCGGAGCAGCTGCGCGACGGCACGGCTCCCTCGGGCATCCACCATTTCTCCGGCACGCCGGAGGTTAGCTGGGCCGGCTTCGCCCGCGCCATCTTCGAGGCGGCCGGCCGCGAGGTCGCCGTCACCCCGATCCCCAGCCGCGACTACCCCACGCCGGCGCCCCGGCCGCTGAACTCCCGGCTGGAGTGCGCGACGACGGAGAAGACCTTCGGCATCCCCCGGCCAGGCTGGCGGGAGGATCTGAACCACATATTGCACGAATTGGGAGCAAGAGATTGA
- the rfbA gene encoding glucose-1-phosphate thymidylyltransferase RfbA, with translation MKRKGIILAGGSGTRLFPITMGVSKQLLPIYDKPMIYYPLSVLMLTGIREIAIITTPQDQEQFKRLMGDGSQWGLSFTYIEQPSPDGLAQAYLLADEFLAGAPSALVLGDNIFFGHGLPEKLATADARETGGTIFGYRVTDPERYGVVDFAADGTAQKIVEKPNNPPSRHAVTGLYFLDGSAPERAARVQPSARGELEITDLLQQYLDEGLLAVEALGRGHAWLDTGTHGSLLDAGNFVRTLTERQGQQVGSPDEIAHKMGFIDGAALSDRAKLFGKNAYGHYLGEVSSGEDQ, from the coding sequence TTGAAACGCAAGGGCATTATCCTCGCCGGGGGCTCCGGCACGCGGCTCTTCCCCATCACCATGGGAGTATCGAAGCAGCTACTGCCGATCTACGACAAGCCGATGATCTACTACCCGCTTTCGGTTCTGATGCTGACCGGCATTCGCGAGATCGCCATCATTACCACCCCTCAGGATCAGGAACAGTTCAAGCGCCTGATGGGCGACGGCAGCCAGTGGGGCCTCTCCTTCACCTATATCGAGCAGCCCTCGCCAGACGGGCTCGCGCAGGCCTATTTGCTCGCCGACGAATTTCTGGCCGGGGCTCCGTCGGCGCTGGTGCTGGGCGACAACATCTTCTTTGGCCACGGCCTGCCCGAGAAGCTGGCGACCGCCGATGCGCGCGAAACCGGTGGGACGATCTTCGGCTACCGGGTGACCGACCCCGAGCGATACGGCGTCGTCGACTTCGCGGCAGACGGAACGGCGCAGAAGATCGTCGAGAAGCCCAACAACCCGCCCTCTCGCCACGCCGTCACTGGTCTCTACTTCCTCGATGGCAGTGCTCCGGAGCGCGCGGCCCGGGTGCAACCCTCGGCCCGCGGAGAGTTGGAGATCACTGACCTCCTTCAACAATACCTCGACGAGGGGCTGCTGGCTGTCGAGGCGCTCGGCCGTGGCCACGCCTGGCTCGACACCGGCACGCATGGCAGCCTTCTCGACGCAGGGAACTTCGTGCGAACCCTGACCGAGCGGCAGGGCCAGCAGGTTGGCTCCCCAGACGAGATCGCGCATAAGATGGGGTTCATCGACGGAGCTGCCCTGTCAGACCGCGCGAAGCTGTTCGGGAAGAATGCCTACGGGCATTATCTGGGCGAAGTCTCCTCGGGCGAAGACCAGTAG
- a CDS encoding HlyD family type I secretion periplasmic adaptor subunit — MRNSTETRRAWFEPGRPIRRGVAALAVFVAGLAGWSVFVPLSDASLARGSLAVEGRSQIVQHPGGGVVSDLRVAEGDTVARGDVLMTLGETEARAQRDVLLTRREALRARLARLIAERDGLTAPDYPAATPDARAAAEEARASQTALLRSRLDQRDSAIVVIDRRIDQLAQRIAGAEAEVAGLIRQTDLTTEELQDLRSLLEKGLARRPEVLDLERQLARLQASVSSKQSEIAEGRQSIAEAEAEIARLVRDRRAGIATEIEATQAELADTAPRVDAAEEELSRMRVRAPASGRVVGLSVHTVGGVVQPGATLMQIVPSDAPFVVEAQLALTDLHDIHEGQPARIELLAYPRSERPELSAVVETISADSFTDDRTGRGYYGLTLRLQQDQVSALGIELQSGMPVQVIMETRARTLIAYLTSPLMDQIGTAFSED; from the coding sequence ATGAGGAACAGCACGGAAACCCGCCGGGCCTGGTTCGAGCCGGGCCGCCCGATCCGTCGCGGGGTCGCCGCCCTGGCGGTGTTCGTCGCAGGATTGGCAGGCTGGAGCGTCTTCGTCCCCCTTTCCGACGCCTCCCTCGCGCGCGGCAGTCTCGCGGTCGAGGGCAGATCGCAGATCGTTCAGCATCCCGGAGGCGGCGTCGTGTCCGACCTGCGCGTCGCGGAAGGCGATACGGTCGCGCGCGGTGACGTGTTGATGACGCTTGGCGAAACCGAGGCGCGCGCGCAACGGGACGTGCTGCTGACCCGGCGCGAGGCGTTGCGGGCACGATTGGCCCGGCTGATCGCCGAGCGTGACGGGCTGACGGCTCCTGACTATCCGGCAGCCACGCCCGATGCCCGCGCGGCCGCCGAAGAAGCCCGTGCCTCGCAGACCGCCCTGCTTCGGTCCCGGCTGGATCAGCGGGACTCGGCCATCGTCGTGATCGACCGCCGGATCGACCAGCTTGCGCAACGCATCGCCGGTGCGGAAGCCGAGGTCGCGGGCCTGATCCGTCAAACGGACCTCACGACCGAGGAGTTGCAGGATTTGCGCAGTCTTCTGGAAAAGGGGCTTGCGCGGCGCCCTGAGGTTCTTGACCTGGAGCGGCAGCTGGCAAGGCTGCAGGCGAGCGTGTCCTCCAAGCAATCCGAAATCGCCGAGGGGCGCCAGTCGATTGCGGAAGCTGAGGCCGAGATTGCCCGGCTGGTCCGTGACCGCAGGGCCGGAATCGCCACGGAGATCGAAGCCACGCAAGCCGAATTGGCAGATACCGCCCCCCGCGTAGACGCGGCAGAGGAAGAATTGTCCAGGATGCGGGTCCGGGCGCCTGCCTCTGGCCGGGTCGTTGGTCTTTCCGTGCATACCGTGGGCGGGGTCGTCCAGCCGGGCGCCACGCTGATGCAGATCGTGCCGTCGGACGCGCCCTTTGTCGTCGAGGCGCAGCTTGCCCTGACCGATCTGCACGATATCCACGAGGGCCAGCCCGCACGCATAGAGCTGCTGGCCTACCCGCGCAGTGAACGCCCCGAACTCTCGGCGGTGGTCGAGACGATATCGGCCGACAGTTTTACCGACGACCGGACAGGGCGTGGCTACTACGGCCTTACCCTGCGGCTGCAGCAGGATCAGGTGTCGGCGCTTGGTATCGAGTTGCAATCGGGGATGCCGGTCCAGGTCATCATGGAAACCCGCGCCCGAACCCTGATCGCCTACCTGACATCCCCGCTGATGGATCAGATCGGAACCGCGTTCAGCGAAGACTGA
- a CDS encoding MaoC family dehydratase: MTFPKEIPPLDLASDAATAQAYAALTQDWNPIHLDPEFAAGTPFGRPIAHGTMALNLLVEAVARAGLRLAELEIRFTAPTYVGQRLTATAQRRNGVGPEGAETGAAEMEEAQAEAAETGGMPYDVTVLADGGTRVLSGTALLAPRRG; encoded by the coding sequence ATGACCTTTCCCAAGGAAATCCCGCCGCTGGACCTTGCCAGTGATGCCGCGACTGCGCAGGCCTATGCCGCGCTGACGCAGGATTGGAACCCGATTCACCTGGACCCGGAATTTGCCGCCGGCACCCCCTTTGGCAGGCCGATCGCCCATGGCACCATGGCGCTGAACCTGCTGGTGGAGGCGGTGGCCCGTGCCGGGCTGCGGCTGGCAGAACTGGAGATCCGGTTCACCGCGCCCACCTATGTGGGCCAGCGCCTGACCGCCACCGCACAGCGGCGGAACGGGGTCGGGCCGGAGGGGGCAGAGACCGGCGCGGCGGAAATGGAAGAGGCGCAGGCCGAGGCGGCCGAAACCGGAGGGATGCCCTATGACGTCACCGTGCTGGCCGATGGCGGGACGCGGGTTCTGTCCGGCACGGCCCTTCTGGCCCCGAGGCGGGGATGA
- a CDS encoding citryl-CoA lyase, with protein sequence MPERKTNLTSAIGWSKPDEINVHGLDLPSEILGHVNLGDMAFMQVTGRRPDARESVVFNAIAVTLVEHGITPSALVARLTYMGAPESLQAAVAAGLCGLGTVFVGSMEGAARMLYAALPPDQTGRGADLAAIAARVVAEHRAAGRIVSGLGHPVHKPEDPRTPRLFEIAAQNGKSGDYVRLIQLIQKEAEAASGKSLPINATGAIGAICCEFAFPEEIIRGFGVMTRAIGLVGHILEETRDPMAYEIWQRTEEEVLANSQN encoded by the coding sequence ATGCCCGAACGCAAGACCAACCTGACCTCTGCCATCGGGTGGAGCAAACCGGACGAGATCAACGTGCATGGGCTGGACCTGCCGTCCGAGATCCTGGGCCATGTCAACCTGGGCGACATGGCCTTCATGCAGGTGACGGGGCGCCGCCCCGATGCGCGGGAATCGGTGGTGTTCAACGCCATTGCCGTGACGCTGGTGGAACATGGCATCACGCCCTCTGCCCTGGTGGCGCGGCTGACCTACATGGGCGCGCCGGAATCGCTTCAGGCGGCGGTGGCAGCGGGGCTGTGCGGGCTGGGAACCGTCTTCGTCGGCTCGATGGAGGGTGCGGCGCGAATGCTTTACGCCGCGCTTCCGCCGGATCAGACGGGGCGGGGGGCCGACCTGGCGGCGATCGCGGCGCGGGTCGTGGCCGAGCACCGCGCGGCCGGGCGCATCGTTTCGGGATTGGGGCACCCGGTGCACAAACCCGAAGATCCCCGCACCCCCCGCCTGTTCGAGATCGCGGCGCAGAATGGAAAGTCGGGCGATTACGTGCGTCTGATCCAGCTGATCCAGAAGGAGGCCGAGGCCGCATCGGGTAAGTCCCTGCCGATCAACGCAACCGGCGCCATCGGTGCGATCTGCTGCGAATTCGCCTTCCCGGAGGAGATCATCCGCGGCTTTGGCGTCATGACCCGCGCCATTGGCCTGGTCGGTCACATCCTGGAGGAGACACGCGACCCCATGGCCTACGAGATCTGGCAACGGACCGAGGAAGAAGTGCTGGCCAATTCTCAAAACTGA
- the rfbC gene encoding dTDP-4-dehydrorhamnose 3,5-epimerase: MNISDSPLPGLRLIEPRRFGDHRGFFAEIWNRKAYEDQGIAIDWVQDNHSLSATPSTLRGLHFQAPPHAQAKLVRCGRGRLFDVVVDLRRGSPTYGQWGGFELSAENGHQLLIPAGFAHGFVTREPNTEIVYKCSDYYAPETEGAVAWEDPEIGIDWGLDGTDPILSDKDRAAPRLSGVDTPFTYEETAP, translated from the coding sequence ATGAATATCTCGGATAGCCCCCTCCCAGGCCTCCGCCTCATCGAACCTCGCCGCTTCGGCGACCATCGGGGCTTCTTCGCAGAAATCTGGAACCGGAAGGCCTACGAAGACCAGGGCATCGCCATCGACTGGGTGCAGGACAATCACTCCCTTTCCGCCACGCCGAGCACCCTTCGCGGCTTGCACTTTCAGGCCCCGCCCCATGCGCAGGCCAAGCTGGTGCGCTGCGGGCGCGGCCGGCTCTTCGACGTGGTTGTTGATCTGCGCCGGGGATCGCCGACCTATGGTCAATGGGGAGGCTTTGAGCTCAGCGCCGAGAACGGCCATCAGCTCCTGATCCCAGCCGGCTTCGCCCATGGGTTCGTCACCCGGGAGCCTAACACCGAGATCGTCTACAAATGCTCCGATTATTACGCCCCCGAGACCGAGGGCGCGGTGGCCTGGGAGGACCCGGAGATCGGCATCGACTGGGGCTTGGATGGCACTGATCCGATCCTGTCGGACAAAGATCGCGCGGCACCCCGGCTGAGCGGTGTCGACACGCCCTTCACCTACGAGGAGACCGCACCATGA